One stretch of Eupeodes corollae chromosome 2, idEupCoro1.1, whole genome shotgun sequence DNA includes these proteins:
- the LOC129945546 gene encoding fl(2)d-associated complex component: MDKKSKEALRRYKKARVAQSSSDSSSSSDSDSGSSSGSYSSSSSEKKPGHRKKKGRDSSTSGDERRKRDKGHSCHQKKLEAKRNHLKRKLREAKAAKKRALGTNAVRRRAGSTSPNKIKVPGEKKHVRTDSKERLRHAAEREKMRARERDRIRSRSPRTLAKLEAKMRARKSPVPPVSRHQMSPREKIIIQTRTRERTPERKRDLKIRLDDSRERERRDRERAEREAERQKEREEALARCQERQRERERLAREKLRREKEKEYAERGGDRLIPRPAEREMALAQARGYGSRERSLEDEGRIRHGHASRIRDPAYEREREYLAADHHRVPVLERDERRDRDYMVIRRREVLSPGHYRDDRDLYSEEERAAYVRAYAEEERRRDPRWDPRELDLLSDRELEKLYPPVRRGGEDWPEEERWDDKNWGRGKSNRPSSEPDWDAEEFPGGSRQLWEEAREKRERERALDHVQSPSSGRSGRWPQQDWRGGHAQPGESGSSHRKGANYRHGGGPQMDYLHDRQKFRPHPPPLMAIHSGYHPPTRQFPSKRQMTYTNPNLKKKLGGPTTPGGTAIPSLLALPLIPPPTISELVAAEKEQQPLLMEVNQPVPTLIVPSSDEASKTTEEAEKTDPEVKAASEGANEEEKSQEPEEEGALPETPTETEPVIAKENEPSEVAPNLEPAAEQAPAAVAATDEHPVESEPVPDDLSEISDSDDEILDKLEESKPAIETAAGETNGDVNAENQLTGSPMKDGVNEDSKPEAIDDDLLDFEEISDGELEEDSRTKGVGDALGVDWASLVKEAKVPTLAQSERTTAKEKWQAHRIILDVGISLKMAGEEFGKRILTEAKEKLDMELGETKPIKMEIKEESTEDTPTEDVEDVKNKIKLENGTAEVNEGQDFDVDRLNPLAFVQVGERVKRAEKRALIIGACGPNSRALSARYDLKLRRRLCGLPTLECDFRRPASEKIKSIAMALFQRTMEVK; this comes from the exons atggATAAAAAATCTAAAGAAGCTCTGAGGCGTTATAAAAAAGCCCGTGTCGCTCAATCCAGCTCGGACAGTTCGAGTAGCTCGGACTCGGACTCTGGCTCCAGCAGTGGGTCATATTCATCTTCAAGCTCCGAAAAGAAACCAGGTCATCGCAAGAAGAAAGGCCGTGATAGTAGTACATCGGGTGACGAACGTCGCAAGCGAGACAAAGGCCACTCCTGTCACCAGAAGAAACTCGAAGCCAAACGAAATCACTTGAAGAGAAAACTTCGCGAAGCAAAGGCTGCCAAAAAAAGAGCTCTTGGCACTAATGCAGTGCGTCGTCGGGCAGGCAGTACAAGTCCAAACAAAATCAAGGTTCCAGGTGAGAAGAAGCATGTTCGCACGGATAGCAAGGAACGACTACGTCACGCTGCCGAGCGCGAGAAGATGCGTGCCAGAGAACGTGACCGCATTCGTAGCCGTTCACCAAGAACTCTAGCCAAACTAGAAGCAAAGATGCGGGCTAGAAAGTCCCCAGTTCCACCTGTATCAAGGCATCAGATGTCTCCTCGTGAGAAGATAATTATTCAGACGAGAACTCGCGAACGAACTCCCGAAAGGAAGCGTGATTTGAAAATCAGACTTGACGATTCTCGAGAACGCGAGCGCAGAGACAGGGAGCGGGCAGAAAGAGAAGCTGAACGCCAAAAGGAGCGTGAGGAAGCACTTGCCCGTTGCCAAGAGAGGCAACGAGAAAGGGAGAGGCTCGCTAGAGAGAAATTGCGACGAGAAAAGGAAAAGGAGTATGCTGAGCGCGGCGGTGACCGCCTGATTCCTCGGCCAGCTGAACGAGAAATGGCCTTGGCACAAGCCAGAGGCTATGGCAGTCGTGAAAGATCCTTGGAGGACGAGGGCAGGATTCGTCACGGCCACGCAAGTCGGATAAGGGATCCGGCTTATGAAAGGGAGCGCGAGTACTTGGCTGCTGACCATCACCGAGTGCCAGTTCTGGAACGTGATGAAAGGAGGGATCGAGATTACATGGTTATCAGACGCAGGGAGGTACTTAGTCCAGGCCACTATCGTGACGACAGGGATTTGTATTCCGAAGAAGAAAG GGCTGCTTATGTACGCGCTTATGCAGAAGAAGAGCGTCGCCGTGACCCCAGATGGGATCCCAGAGAGCTAGATCTCCTAAGTGACCGTGAACTTGAAAAGCTCTACCCACCCGTTCGTCGTGGAGGGGAAGATTGGCCCGAAGAGGAGCGATGGGATGATAAGAACTGGGGACGTGGCAAATCCAATCGTCCCTCATCCGAGCCTGACTGGGACGCTGAAGAATTTCCTGGCGGTTCTCGTCAGCTTTGGGAAGAAGCACGTGAAAAGCGAGAAAGGGAAAGAGCCTTAGATCATGTTCAGTCTCCAAGTTCGGGTCGTTCCGGACGCTGGCCACAGCAAGATTGGCGTGGAGGACACGCGCAACCAGGTGAATCTGGCAGCAGTCACCGAAAGGGAGCCAATTACCGCCACGGCGGCGGGCCGCAGATGGACTACTTACACGATCGCCAAAAGTTTCGGCCACATCCTCCACCGTTAATGGCCATTCACAGTGGCTACCATCCTCCGACTAGGCAATTTCCGTCGAAACGTCAAATGACCTACACAAACCCCAATTTGAAGAAGAAGCTAGGTGGCCCTACCACACCTGGAGGAACTGCAATTCCTTCGTTGTTGGCCTTGCCTCTGATTCCACCGCCAACAATCAGTGAATTGGTGGCAGCTGAAAAAGAGCAGCAGCCCCTTTTAATGGAAGTGAATCAACCAGTTCCAACTTTGATTGTTCCAAGTTCCGATGAGGCCAGTAAGACTACCGAAGAGGCCGAGAAGACAGACCCAGAAGTAAAAGCTGCATCAGAGGGTgcaaatgaagaagaaaagtcCCAGGAACCCGAAGAGGAAGGCGCTTTGCCTGAAACTCCTACAGAAACTGAGCCTGTTATAGCTAAGGAGAATGAACCGTCAGAAGTAGCACCCAATTTGGAACCAGCTGCTGAGCAAGCTCCAGCAGCAGTTGCAGCTACTGATGAGCATCCAGTTGAGAGTGAACCAGTTCCAGATGACCTGAGTGAGATATCCGACAGTGATGATGAAATTCTGGATAAATTGGAAGAAAGTAAGCCTGCAATTGAAACTGCTGCTGGAGAAACAAATGGAGACGTTAACGCCGAAAATCAATTGACTGGGAGTCCAATGAAAGATGGTGTCAATGAGGACTCCAAACCGGAAGCAATCGACGATGATCTGTTGGACTTTGAGGAAATATCCGATGGTGAGCTGGAGGAGGATTCGCGTACCAAAGGAGTTGGTGATGCTCTGGGAGTCGACTGGGCATCGCTCGTCAAGGAGGCCAAGGTTCCCACATTGGCTCAATCCGAACGAACAACTGCCAAGGAGAAGTGGCAAGCACATAGAATCATCCTGGATGTAGGTATATCGTTGAAAATGGCTGGCGAAGAATTTGGAAAGCGCATTTTGACCGAGGCCAAAGAAAAGTTAGACATGGAACTAGGCGAGACAAAACCGATTAAAATGGAAATCAAGGAAGAATCGACAGAAGACACACccactgaagatgtcgaggacGTCAAGAATAAGATAAAGTTAGAAAATGGCACCGCAGAAGTCAACGAGGGGCAGGATTTTGATGTTGATCGGCTAAACCCGTTGGCATTTGTTCAAGTTGGTGAGAGGGTAAAACGAGCTGAGAAAAGGGCCCTGATAATTGGTGCATGTGGACCAAACAGTAGGGCTCTAAGTGCAAGGTATGACTTGAAGCTGCGACGACGCTTGTGCGGTTTGCCAACTTTGGAGTGTGACTTCCGTCGTCCGGCAAGTGAGAAGATAAAATCAATTGCAATGGCCCTCTTCCAAAGGACAATGGAAGTTAAATGa